A stretch of the Acyrthosiphon pisum isolate AL4f chromosome A2, pea_aphid_22Mar2018_4r6ur, whole genome shotgun sequence genome encodes the following:
- the LOC103307721 gene encoding craniofacial development protein 2-like: MEVVVGLTTLHGKTHIVTIQPKSPRMKYVELKDFLIGTWNVRSLYRAGHLTTVISSLERYQLNIAAIQETRWPGQGNLKINNWTYFYSGGLDHQAGVGFVVNDKLLPNVKLFEAINNRICYLELKCKWYNFIIINGYAPTEDKNEAIKNEYYERLDTVWDLLPNSKVKILLGDFNAKIGQEPIFSPTIGSNSLHLNSNDNGTRLINFAMARGMVVSSTTFPHKNIHKQTWVSPDGRTRNQIDHIVVDGRFKRCIMDVRSMRGSSGISDHFMVKTKVRLRLSIKWKERRSPVKKINIEPLNYSQTSEQYKNRLNDILRPTEKASSIDEM, translated from the coding sequence ATGGAGGTTGTCGTAGGGCTAACAACCCTACACGGAAAAACACATATTGTTACGATTCAACCAAAATCGCCTCGGATGAAATATGTGGAGCTAAAGGACTTTTTGATAGGAACCTGGAATGTAAGATCGTTGTATAGGGCAGGACATCTGACGACAGTTATATCGAGTCTTGAACGATATCAACTGAATATAGCTGCGATTCAAGAAACTAGATGGCCAGGGCAAggaaacctaaaaataaataattggaccTATTTCTATAGTGGTGGACTGGATCATCAAGCAGGGGTTGGCTTTGTGGTAAACGACAAACTGTTACCTAACGTAAAACTTTTTGAAgcaattaataatagaatatgcTATCTAGAACTAAAATGTAAATGGTATAACTTCATTATAATCAACGGCTATGCACCTACTGAAGATAAGAATGAAGCAATTAAGAATGAATATTACGAAAGACTGGACACAGTGTGGGACTTACTACCAAATAGTAAAGTGAAAATATTACTTGGTGATTTTAACGCTAAAATAGGTCAAGAACCAATCTTCAGCCCGACAATAGGGAGTAACAGCCTACATTTGAACTCAAATGACAATGGGACGAGACTTATAAACTTTGCTATGGCACGAGGTATGGTAGTAAGTAGCACTACCTTTCcccataaaaatatacacaaacaGACATGGGTATCGCCAGATGGGCGAACGAGAAACCAGATAGATCACATAGTAGTAGATGGTAGATTTAAAAGATGTATAATGGATGTGCGTAGCATGAGAGGTAGTAGCGGAATATCAGACCATTTCATGGTGAAAACCAAAGTCAGATTAAGACTATCAATAAAATGGAAAGAGCGAAGATCACCTGTCAAAAAGATAAACATTGAACCACTGAATTACTCTCAGACGTCAGAACAGTACAAAAATAGGTTAAATGATATACTGCGGCCAACAGAAAAGGCGAGCAGTATAGATGAGATGTAG